TGTTAAAAACATAATTAAATGCTCATAGGGAGAAGCCATTCCAACTGGTTGAGCCTCTTGAGGAATTGATGTAATTATTTTCCTAACCTTATTTGCGTCTTTAACAATATGATATCCCTCGATATAAGCTTCTCCTCTGGTAGGTAAAAGTTGTGTAGACAAAATTCTAGTTAAAGTAGTTTTACCTGCACCATTCCTTCCTAATAGAGTTAATACCCTTGAATTGCTGGAAAATGAAATATTATCAAGTGCAACTGTTCCATCTTTGTAAATCTTAGTTAAATTAATAGTTTCAATCACAAATTACTATTAATGAGTGTTTGTTTTAAGTACATTGGTTATATAAAGAGAAAAGACAATTCAGCTTCAAGACATGAAATAGTTGAAGTACATGTTAACAAAGAATATGAAGATGGTCTTACTGGAATTGAAGAATTCTCTCATCTAATCTTGGTTTATCACCTTCATTTAGTTAACTTTGACGGTAGGCTTTTAAGAGAAAGAGAAAACAGACAAATAGGGATATTTGCGACTAGGTCTCAACATAGACCTAATCCTATAGGAATATCAGTTTGTGAATTAATAAAAAGGGAGAATAACATACTTTATGTTAAAGGAGTAAATGCATATAATGGCACACCAGTCTTAGATATTAAGCCTTATGATGAATGGGATAGAATAGAAAAAATAAGAGTACCTTCATGGCATAATGCTAGATAGTTACTCTTTATCTTCTTTTATCTTATTTCTAAGACCTTTTATGAAAGACTTACTAACATCCATGAAATTCTGAGACATATGAACAGCAATATTTTCGGCTTTTTTACCAAGATCGATCGAAGCTTTAACAGCTTCAGAAGTTATTTCCATAGATTTTGTGACTGCTTCTTTCATGTATTTTCTATCCTCGTAAGCTTTTTGAATAGCTTCTCCTATTTTTTCTCCCATTTCATTAGAAGCTTTTATCATTCTTTCCTTTAATTCGTCTTTTTTATTTGAATTTTCCACCATATCATACCACCTTAGGGTACAATCATAAAACTGTAATTTTCTTAACGAATTTGCATTTTTGTAATAATAAAAGCTTATTGATGGTAGACGGGACAACAACTTCATCTACAGAAATGATTGAATCAATGTAGGTATCTATTGTTTGTTGGTCAATATCATCTAAGATTAATCTCTTAATATTTCTGAAAGAAACAGGTTTACCAAGACTTACTATCTCATTCTTTGTAATTCTTAATTCCTCAAGGTCTGAAACAATAAATATGTTTTTTCCAGCCTCATTATAACCTTCAATGAAGGCTTTTCCAACCGAAATTGTTTTTTGCGTAGCTTCATCTATTTTTTCACCGACCTTTCCGGCAATCCCTAAGAAAGTCATCATTGCTTGATTCATAACTTCTCCTACTGTTTTACCTGAATTTCTGGCAATATTTACCATTCTCTCGTACAAATCTTTATTCACTCCTCTTATGGTAATAGTCTTTTTGTTCTCATCTTGTTGATTGTTTGACATGTCAAACATGTATTACAGTTTTACAAATAAAAAGTTTTTGGTAATGGAAATTTAGTAGAAATCGTAATCCATTGTACTGTCAGCTAAATATGAATTATTTCATAGTTGTTGTGTTTATTTTAATAAAGTCCTTTTAAAGAGAATTTAGATAATTTTATTTATTTAATAAAATTAGAGAATTACTCAACAATTTTACTCACATCTTTGAATTTTGATGGATCACCTAGAACAAAAAGTATCTCTCCAGGCTTTACTTCAGTTTCTTGTGTAAAATAAGGATCGAGTTTTCCGTTATGTAATATTGCTATTGGAATTACACCCTGAGGCAATTGATTTAGTTTTATGCTTTTCTGAACTTTAAAAATTCCAATTGAATAGTCTCCCTCGGCAGAAGGGTACACTATTCCAGCAAAGTTCTTCGATATTGCAGCTGACGCCATAATTCTTCCCATAAAATCCTCATAAGGTATTACAATATCGGCGCCAGCAGTTTTAAAAACGTCAATTAGAGAAGAATCTTTAACCATTGTAACTATTGTTAATGGTGGATTTAATTTTTGTACTTTTAATGTAATTAAAAGCGTCTGAGAGTCATCATCCATAGCGATTATAGCTGAATTAGCATTCTGAATTCCAGCAGCTATAAGATTATTTTCATCTTGCGGGTCACCAAATATGACTTTATCACTCTTTAGCTCTTCATAAAGCTTTTTAGAACTCGTTACTACAACATAGTCATTTCCTAATACTTCAAGTCTTCTTACTGCTGATAGTATACTTTCTGTATTTCCTATGAGAACATAATGCCCTTTCATTAATTTTCCTCTCCATCTTGCCCTTGCGTCTATCCATGTATTCCTGTTTAAAATAGTTGATATTAAAGATTGAGCCATGCTAGCAAATAAACCTACTGTGAAAAGTATCATAATAGTTAGGAAAAGCTTTTCTTGCGAAGGCATTTGATTAATATTTGGAGCATAAAGCCCTACAGTAGTGATCACATTTACAGCAGCATAAATTGCTGAAATCCAATCTAAGCCTTGATAATATACAAATACAAGGGCAATAATGTAAACTACTATACTAAGTAATATTAACTGAACGTAAATTCTCCTTAAAACTGAATACGGAGCTGCTATAAATTCAAGAATACGTATAACATACTTATTCCAAAATCTTAATCTGTCCACAATCTATGATATTCCTTTGTATGTTTAAAGTTTTCTAATGTTAAAGTAAGTTTAAATTATCATTATCAAAATTCAAACTTACTTAAAGCTTATATATTTTTAAACTATATAAATTTTGATGGCCGATAAACCCTCAAAAGATCAAATCTATAATAAAGTAGCTGAATTAACTGCAAGAATTGACAGACTACCTACTATGGTACTACCTATATCAGTAATTCTTGCATTAGCATTTGGTTATTTTATTGCCTTATATGATGTAATTGATATTGGTATTGCATTTTCTGGTACTTCATTACCGTATACTGGATTAACACCATCAGAAGCATCAACCGTAGTTTCAATGGGATTAGCAGGCTACATTCCTGGCGCTATAATATTAGGTTATCTAGCGGATAAATATGGAAGAAAGCCAATGCTAATGTTTACTGCATTATTAACCGCTATAGGAAGTTTAGGTAATGCTTTATCATTTAATTATCCAATGTTTATAGTTTTCAGATTCATTACTGGAATGGGAATAGGCGGAGATCTAATTTTAGTGCCAACTTATATAGTGGAAATGGTTCCAGCTGTCAAAAGAGGGCAGTATTTTAACCTAGTTTATATTGCCGGATGGGCTGGATTAGGTTTAGGTCCATTTCTAGCATCTATTATTGATCTACTTAATCCAGCTATAGGTTGGAGAGTAATATTCTTAATAGGTGCAACTCTAGCATTCATAGTCTTAATAATAAGATCTCATGCATCAGAAACAGTTAGAATGCTTGCGTTAAAAGGAAGGATTAATGAGGCTGAAAAGATAGTTGCAGAGATGGAAGAGAAAGCAGTCCAAAAGACTGGGATTTCCCTTCCTCCTTATAATCCATTAAATTATAAAGTTGAGGAAAAGAATCCACTTGCAGTATTTAAGAACAAGAAGTATGCTGTAAGGATTATATCAGTTATGTTATCAATATTCTTCTTCTATTTTGGTGAATATCCGTACTTAACAGAGTTCTTATTATGGGCTGGTGGTTTAAAGAACTTAACTCAAGCGCAAATAAATGAACTAACCTTCTATTATGGTTTAGCGGGCGTAGCAACATTTTTAGGAGCTATAGCATTAAGGTTCATAGTAGAAAAAATTAGGAGAGCTATACTAACAACAATTGCCTATTTTGTTGGAATGTTATTAGGAGTATTGATAGCCACTTTAGGAACTATTAACTTAAATATTCCATTAGCATTTGGAGGAATGTTATTAACAAACTTTATAGGTGTAGGATGGAGTAATCAGTTAAACTATTTAAATGGAACTGAAAACGTACCAAC
The nucleotide sequence above comes from Sulfurisphaera javensis. Encoded proteins:
- the tsaA gene encoding tRNA (N6-threonylcarbamoyladenosine(37)-N6)-methyltransferase TrmO; protein product: MSVCFKYIGYIKRKDNSASRHEIVEVHVNKEYEDGLTGIEEFSHLILVYHLHLVNFDGRLLRERENRQIGIFATRSQHRPNPIGISVCELIKRENNILYVKGVNAYNGTPVLDIKPYDEWDRIEKIRVPSWHNAR
- a CDS encoding TrkA family potassium uptake protein codes for the protein MDRLRFWNKYVIRILEFIAAPYSVLRRIYVQLILLSIVVYIIALVFVYYQGLDWISAIYAAVNVITTVGLYAPNINQMPSQEKLFLTIMILFTVGLFASMAQSLISTILNRNTWIDARARWRGKLMKGHYVLIGNTESILSAVRRLEVLGNDYVVVTSSKKLYEELKSDKVIFGDPQDENNLIAAGIQNANSAIIAMDDDSQTLLITLKVQKLNPPLTIVTMVKDSSLIDVFKTAGADIVIPYEDFMGRIMASAAISKNFAGIVYPSAEGDYSIGIFKVQKSIKLNQLPQGVIPIAILHNGKLDPYFTQETEVKPGEILFVLGDPSKFKDVSKIVE
- a CDS encoding MFS transporter gives rise to the protein MADKPSKDQIYNKVAELTARIDRLPTMVLPISVILALAFGYFIALYDVIDIGIAFSGTSLPYTGLTPSEASTVVSMGLAGYIPGAIILGYLADKYGRKPMLMFTALLTAIGSLGNALSFNYPMFIVFRFITGMGIGGDLILVPTYIVEMVPAVKRGQYFNLVYIAGWAGLGLGPFLASIIDLLNPAIGWRVIFLIGATLAFIVLIIRSHASETVRMLALKGRINEAEKIVAEMEEKAVQKTGISLPPYNPLNYKVEEKNPLAVFKNKKYAVRIISVMLSIFFFYFGEYPYLTEFLLWAGGLKNLTQAQINELTFYYGLAGVATFLGAIALRFIVEKIRRAILTTIAYFVGMLLGVLIATLGTINLNIPLAFGGMLLTNFIGVGWSNQLNYLNGTENVPTYARATSFAFSDGAAHLGAAISTAIILPIISSIGALSTWVLFQVPMVIMGIVLIFVLPNTIGQSLEKINEAGAGI